Proteins encoded within one genomic window of Streptomyces taklimakanensis:
- a CDS encoding 4a-hydroxytetrahydrobiopterin dehydratase, translating into MAPRPLSQEEIDAALAELPGWESDGDRLRRTYSFAGHLPAAAMVIHVARIQDELDHHADLLLGYNTLAVSVNTHSAGGRITERDVELARRIAAVAPAHDVRS; encoded by the coding sequence ATGGCACCTCGACCGCTGAGCCAGGAGGAGATCGACGCCGCGCTGGCGGAGCTGCCCGGCTGGGAGTCGGACGGCGACCGGCTGAGGAGGACGTACTCCTTCGCCGGGCATCTGCCGGCGGCGGCGATGGTGATCCACGTGGCGCGGATCCAGGACGAGCTGGACCACCACGCCGATCTGCTGTTGGGCTACAACACCCTGGCGGTGTCGGTGAACACGCACAGCGCGGGCGGGCGGATCACCGAGCGGGACGTGGAGCTGGCGCGTCGGATCGCCGCCGTCGCCCCGGCCCACGACGTCCGTTCCTGA
- a CDS encoding phage holin family protein, producing MRPASWRRAGGAVLRVLVVWAVSTLTMLALAGALPDFRLQSEHGDTATRIGITAALGAGAFGLLSALVWPLLVRALLLVPALVLGLLVFFLNGSLLWIALALLPEGRGEADPRTAVVVAAVMSAASSAASTFLAVRDDEAYRRRLARLADRRRPRADGAGVTDAPGTVFLQLDGLGHDVLRDAIAPGEDGEPLMPTIAAMCRETHRLTVWHTDWSSQTGASQLGILHGSNEDVPAFRWYEKETGEVVVSNRPSSAAELQRRAADRAGHPGLLADDGASRGNLFSGGAAQVALVLSVSARRGRHNRSRAGYFAYFSDPANATRTAVSFTAEVVREIVQSTRARLRGEWPRVSRGGLYPFIRAFATVVQRDVVVAAVLGDILNGRTAVYADLVAYDEVAHHSGPRGRDTHQVLRRLDRSVALIAKVAERAPRPYRLVLLSDHGQSPGETFAARYGLTLEDLVRAGCGLPVSRRARRSASGAEARTAARAALHRPEDGHGAEPHHPARTSEPVVLGSGNLGLVSFPDLPGRASRQEIDRRHPALLATLANHPGIGFLLVRDERHGAVVLGPDGAEHRLESGEVLGKDPLAPYGPRAADTVRRTAGFPHAADIMVNSALDPVTGAVHAFEEQIGSHGGLGGEQSRAFLLHPRLLSPPEADGEPVGAERIHRVLRRWLEEARAVPEEPARPPVRARPR from the coding sequence ATGCGGCCGGCATCCTGGCGCAGGGCGGGCGGTGCGGTACTGCGCGTCCTGGTCGTGTGGGCGGTGAGCACCCTCACCATGCTCGCCCTGGCCGGCGCGTTGCCCGACTTCCGGCTCCAGTCCGAGCACGGCGACACCGCCACCCGGATCGGGATCACCGCCGCGCTCGGCGCCGGCGCCTTCGGGCTGCTCAGCGCGCTGGTGTGGCCGCTGCTGGTCAGAGCGCTGCTGCTGGTGCCCGCCCTGGTGCTGGGCCTGCTGGTGTTCTTCCTCAACGGATCGCTGCTGTGGATCGCCCTCGCCCTCCTGCCCGAGGGCCGGGGCGAGGCCGACCCCCGGACCGCGGTGGTCGTCGCCGCCGTGATGTCCGCGGCCTCCTCGGCCGCCAGCACCTTCCTCGCCGTCCGCGACGACGAGGCCTACCGGCGCCGGCTGGCCCGGCTCGCCGACCGCCGCCGGCCGCGCGCGGACGGGGCCGGCGTGACCGACGCCCCCGGCACCGTCTTCCTCCAGCTCGACGGCCTCGGCCACGACGTGCTGCGCGACGCGATCGCCCCCGGCGAGGACGGCGAACCGCTGATGCCCACCATCGCCGCCATGTGCCGCGAAACCCACCGCCTCACCGTCTGGCACACCGACTGGTCCAGTCAGACCGGCGCCAGCCAGCTCGGCATCCTGCACGGCTCCAACGAGGACGTGCCCGCCTTCCGCTGGTACGAGAAGGAGACCGGCGAGGTGGTCGTCAGCAACCGGCCCAGCAGCGCCGCCGAACTCCAGCGCCGCGCCGCCGACCGCGCCGGGCACCCCGGTCTCCTCGCCGACGACGGCGCCAGCCGCGGCAACCTCTTCAGCGGCGGCGCCGCCCAGGTGGCGCTGGTGCTCTCCGTCTCGGCCCGGCGCGGCAGACACAACCGGTCCCGCGCCGGGTACTTCGCCTACTTCTCCGACCCGGCCAACGCCACCCGCACCGCCGTCTCCTTCACGGCCGAGGTCGTCCGCGAGATCGTCCAGTCCACCCGGGCCCGGCTGCGCGGGGAGTGGCCACGGGTCTCGCGCGGCGGCCTCTACCCCTTCATCCGGGCCTTCGCCACCGTCGTCCAGCGGGACGTGGTGGTCGCCGCCGTCCTCGGGGACATCCTCAACGGCCGCACCGCCGTCTACGCCGACCTCGTCGCCTACGACGAGGTGGCCCACCACTCCGGGCCGCGCGGCCGCGACACCCACCAGGTGCTGCGACGGCTGGACCGGTCCGTCGCCCTGATCGCCAAGGTCGCCGAACGGGCCCCCCGCCCCTACCGGCTGGTGCTCCTCTCCGACCACGGGCAGAGCCCCGGCGAGACCTTCGCCGCCCGCTACGGGCTGACCCTGGAGGACCTCGTCCGCGCCGGTTGCGGGCTGCCCGTCTCCCGCCGCGCCCGGCGCTCCGCCAGTGGAGCCGAGGCCCGCACCGCCGCCCGCGCGGCCCTCCACCGGCCCGAGGACGGGCACGGGGCGGAGCCGCACCACCCCGCCCGGACGAGCGAGCCGGTGGTGCTGGGTTCGGGAAACCTCGGCCTGGTCTCCTTCCCCGACCTTCCCGGCCGGGCCTCCCGCCAGGAGATCGACCGCCGCCACCCCGCCCTGCTGGCCACCCTCGCCAACCACCCCGGCATCGGTTTCCTGCTCGTGCGGGACGAGCGCCACGGGGCGGTGGTGCTCGGTCCGGACGGCGCCGAGCACCGACTGGAGAGCGGCGAGGTGCTCGGGAAGGACCCCCTGGCGCCCTACGGGCCGCGCGCCGCGGACACCGTGCGACGCACCGCCGGTTTCCCGCACGCCGCCGACATCATGGTCAACTCCGCCCTCGACCCGGTCACCGGGGCCGTCCACGCCTTCGAGGAGCAGATCGGCTCCCACGGCGGCCTCGGCGGCGAACAGTCCCGGGCCTTCCTCCTCCACCCGCGCCTGCTGTCCCCGCCGGAAGCGGACGGTGAGCCGGTCGGCGCCGAGCGGATCCACCGGGTGCTGCGGCGCTGGCTGGAGGAGGCGCGGGCCGTCCCGGAGGAGCCCGCCCGTCCGCCCGTCCGGGCCCGCCCACGCTGA